The following is a genomic window from Chania multitudinisentens RB-25.
CCCTGCACCACCGCCCCACTCAGCGCTATCCTGCTGTACATCGCCCAGAGCGGCAATATGTGGGCCGGTGGCGGCACCTTGTATCTGTACGCCTTGGGCATGGGCATTCCGCTGGTGATCGTAACGCTGTTTGGTAATCGCCTGCTGCCACGTAGCGGCCCATGGATGCAATACGTCAAAGAAGCCTTTGGTTTCGTGATTTTAGCACTGCCGGTGTTCCTGCTTGAACGAGTGTTCGGCGATATCTGGGGTCTACGGCTGTGGAGCCTGCTTGGCATTGCTTTCTTAGGCTGGGCATTCGTGTTAAGCCTGAAATCCTCCCATGGGGCAGTGCGTATCATACAGTTATTGCTACTGGCAGCGTTGGTGATCGCCGCCCGCCCACTACAGGATTGGGTATTTGGCCAGCCTGCATCGCAGCAGGCCACTCAGTCGCACCTGAACTTCACTCGCATTAATAATATTGAACAACTTAATGTTGAGCTACGGCAGGCACAGGGAAAACCAGTTATGCTGGATCTGTATGCAGATTGGTGTGTCGCCTGCAAAGAGTTTGAAAAATACACGTTCAGCGATCCAGCAGTGCAAGCACAATTGGCCGATACCTTGCTGTTGCAGGCTGACGTGACCGCCAATAACGCCGAACAGGTGGCCTTACTCAAACATTTACAGGTGCTGGGCCTGCCCACCATTCTGTTCTTTAACCAGGCAGGTGAAGAAGTGTCGGATGCTCGCGTGACGGGGTTTATGGATGCGTCGGCGTTCAGCGCGCATTTGCAGCAAACTGGGTTTGCACCACAATAGTTATACTCTACCCAGGAGCTGACATTAAAATTTAAACGCTGCTTGCAACGGCCCGACCCACAGACGGGGCAATGTATCTGCAACTTGCAGTATGACGGGTAGAAAGGTTAAGCACATTTTTTGGGAGGAAGCATAAGTGCAACGTGAACACGTTTTAGATACAGCCTTGGAGCTGTTAGAAAAACAGGGCTTAGCGACCACCACATTGGAAATGCTGGCAGAAAAGCTGGGTATACAACTCAGTGCGATGAGACCGTTCTGGCCGGATCGTGAAGCGTTGCTATATGACTGCCTGCGCTATCACAGCCAACAGATTGATACTTGGCGCCGCCAGTTACTGATTGATGAAACGCTGAACCCGCAGCAGAAGCTGTTGGCACGTTACGATGTTCTAACCGAGCACGTGCAGAATGAGCGTTATCCCGGCTGCCTGTTTATCGCTGCCTGCAGTTTCTTCCCCGCCACCGATCACCCAATCCATCAACTGGCTGAACAACAGAAGCAGGCTTCGTTAGATTTCACCCGTAATCTGCTGCGCGAAATGGAAACCGAAGACGCCGACACGGTGGCACAGCAAATGGAGTTAGTGCAGGAAGGCTGCCTGAGCAAACTGCTGATAAAACGGCAATTACAGGATGTTTCACTCGCCAAACAGTTGGCAGAGGATATTTTGAAAATCGCTCAATGCCGCAAATACGGTGCTCTAAGCTAAGCAAATGGCACGCTCTTATCTTTATCACCCGGTGCTATTTGCCTGAAAAGCCAGCAATTGATGCTGTTTTCATGTTTTTTGCCACAAAGCCGTTGACGCCGCACGGCCAATACGGTTTAATGCGCCCCGTTGCCCGGATAGCTCAGTCGGTAGAGCAGGGGATTGAAAATCCCCGTGTCCTTGGTTCGATTCCGAGTCCGGGCACCATCAAATTCAGAAGCACTTGTCAATTCTTCAGGATGAAAAGTTGACAGGTATGAAATGAGTCCAAACACGCAATAGAATGGTTATATTCAGTATTACCATTATCCGATTGTGATAGAAGGCTCTTGATAAGCCCGCCTATGGCAGTAGGTGGGCTATATCGTATGCGATTTTTACAGTTTTCGTCTGCAAATGTCAAATTATGTCAAGGGGATACTGTGATCCCCTCCGTGGTTATGTGCCTACCGCTTGAATTCCTGCTCCAGAATATCCCGCAAACTCTCCACATCCTCATCAATATACTCCAGCGTAGAACGTAAACTCGAATGCCCCAGCAAACGTTTGACGGCCTGGATATTGCGATCAGGGGACTTCATCATGTTGGTGGCCACCGTATGCCGAAAACGGTGCGGACTGACGACAAACCGGCACTCCCGCGAAAGTCGCCGAAAAAAAGCCCGGATAGG
Proteins encoded in this region:
- a CDS encoding transcriptional regulator; translated protein: MQREHVLDTALELLEKQGLATTTLEMLAEKLGIQLSAMRPFWPDREALLYDCLRYHSQQIDTWRRQLLIDETLNPQQKLLARYDVLTEHVQNERYPGCLFIAACSFFPATDHPIHQLAEQQKQASLDFTRNLLREMETEDADTVAQQMELVQEGCLSKLLIKRQLQDVSLAKQLAEDILKIAQCRKYGALS